One region of Armigeres subalbatus isolate Guangzhou_Male chromosome 3, GZ_Asu_2, whole genome shotgun sequence genomic DNA includes:
- the LOC134222005 gene encoding THAP domain-containing protein 2-like encodes MSKCHVPKCNSKISHNKTNPPISGDPLTFHRFPSNEALKKQWLKFLGQNLKTNTHNLFICCKHFNVSDFIEPTLPISPKQRRRLKAGAVPSVRNPQNSKTSKHQRGQKNVSARIGFGGQSASQCGNDSGVSMDDSLLDDSGHYSSGGFASDATPEMTSCEANEMKMRIQELEEQLRKRDQTISVLQEQNIQAKKRVADLEKLSLDLKDVQENQIIAKSREMLSSKLTKNQTDLLLGIKKRVNWSSEELSRGFYFAIVRFAWL; translated from the exons ATGTCGAAGTGTCACGTTCCGAAGTGCAACAGTAAGATTAGTCATAATAAAACTAATCCACCGATTTCTGGTGATCCACTAACATTCCATCGGTTTCCGTCGAATGAAGCGCTGAAAAAACAGTGGTTGAAATTTCTGGGACAGAACCTGAAAACAAATACccataatttgtttatttgttgcaAGCACTTCAATGTATCGGATTTCATTGAACCTACTCTTCCAATATCGCCGAAACAGCGGAGGCGGCTTAAGGCAGGAG ctGTTCCAAGCGTTCGAAATCCTCAGAATTCAAAAACATCTAAACATCAGCGAGGTCAGAAGAATGTCAGCGCGCGCATAGGATTCGGTGGTCAATCCGCGAGTCAATGTGGTAACGACTCCGGTGTATCTATGGATGATTCTCTTCTCGATGATTCCGGACATTATTCCAGTGGAGGGTTTGCATCAGATGCGACGCCAGAAATGACATCATGCGAAGCAAACGAGATGAAAATGCGGATCCAAGAGCTAGAGGAACAGCTACGGAAGAGAGATCAAACAATATCGGTTTTGCAGGAGCAAAATATTCAGGCAAAGAAACGCGTTGCTGATTTGGAGAAGCTGAGTCTTGATTTGAAAGACGTTCAAGAAAATCAGATTATTGCAAAATCTCGAGAAATGTTGTCATCGAAGTTGACCAAAAATCAAACGGATTTGTTGTTGGGCATTAAAAAGAGAGTTAACTGGAGCAGTGAGGAGTTATCCAGAGGATTTTACTTTGCGATTGTTCGGTTTGCCTGGTTATGA
- the LOC134222006 gene encoding zinc finger protein 90-like: MDMDIQNHQMELQPTVSPTSEEFISLHGWMLSHLNLQRIISSEFSAEQNCKNVLKYINNFPWSSDKKEITENETVQLPAMPCLSPTDSSSSTSDQEPAKESVAPDNQIAKMSSTFDKRRFKLYKNSEFSCQPCGRNFGTKGSYTQHCKAHHSGPLDHRCGNCGKRFPTEAKMKLHERLHTMKDKPFKCDKCSKQFIYSHDLKRHEVKRHGQGNCFVCKVCGLKLTRPDALALHEISHKKKTG; the protein is encoded by the coding sequence ATGGATATGGACattcaaaatcatcaaatgGAACTTCAACCAACCGTTTCTCCAACATCCGAGGAGTTCATTTCACTTCACGGGTGGATGCTCTCCCATCTAAATCTACAAAGGATCATTTCTTCGGAGTTCTCCGCTGaacaaaattgcaaaaatgttcTGAAGTACATCAATAATTTCCCTTGGTCATCGGATAAGAAAGAAATCACCGAGAACGAAACTGTCCAATTGCCGGCAATGCCCTGTCTTTCACCAACGGATTCTTCGTCGTCAACGTCAGATCAAGAACCAGCAAAAGAAAGTGTTGCGCCGGACAACCAGATAGCAAAAATGTCTTCCACATTCGACAAACGACGGTTCAAGCTTTATAAGAACAGTGAGTTCAGTTGCCAGCCATGTGGCAGAAACTTCGGAACCAAAGGCAGCTATACCCAGCACTGTAAGGCACACCATTCGGGACCATTGGACCATCGGTGCGGTAACTGCGGAAAGCGGTTTCCCACTGAGGCGAAGATGAAGCTGCACGAGAGACTCCATACCATGAAGGATAAACCTTTCAAATGCGACAAATGTTCAAAGCAGTTCATCTACAGTCACGATTTGAAGCGCCACGAAGTGAAACGTCACGGTCAAGGAAATTGTTTTGTTTGCAAAGTCTGCGGACTGAAGCTCACCAGGCCGGATGCCTTGGCACTGCATGAGATTAGCCATAAGAAGAAGACAGGATAA